A single genomic interval of Solimonas sp. K1W22B-7 harbors:
- a CDS encoding DUF4166 domain-containing protein, translating into MTLMTPQVLRAVPPQDPPPPPDFEALVGREGWWRLPAAVRQRFHEKPAPQAPIRYVGVMHQVECSTLGWLLAQCCRLIGTPFAPWRGRDVPVAITLRHDDDGVIWEREYRYPDRPAITVSSTKRIGSDGSLRECVGCGFGMRLAVFEANRALHFLSLRYFWQPGGRLRWLPGLLSPGVAHVIHEDLGDGRFRFAMTIHHPWFGTLFQQDGVFHRAGELQ; encoded by the coding sequence CCCCGCCGCCCGACTTCGAGGCCCTGGTGGGCCGCGAGGGCTGGTGGCGGCTGCCGGCGGCGGTGCGCCAGCGCTTCCATGAGAAGCCAGCGCCGCAGGCGCCGATCCGCTACGTCGGCGTGATGCACCAGGTGGAGTGCTCGACGCTGGGCTGGCTGCTGGCGCAGTGCTGCCGCCTGATCGGCACGCCCTTCGCGCCCTGGCGCGGCCGCGACGTGCCGGTGGCGATCACGCTGCGCCATGACGACGACGGCGTGATCTGGGAGCGCGAGTACCGCTACCCGGACCGCCCGGCGATCACGGTCAGCTCGACCAAGCGCATCGGCAGCGACGGCTCGCTGCGCGAATGCGTCGGCTGCGGCTTCGGCATGCGCCTGGCGGTGTTCGAAGCCAACCGCGCCCTGCACTTCCTCAGCCTGCGCTACTTCTGGCAGCCCGGCGGCCGCCTGCGCTGGCTGCCCGGCCTGCTGTCGCCCGGCGTCGCCCACGTGATCCACGAAGACCTCGGCGACGGCCGCTTCCGCTTCGCCATGACCATCCACCACCCCTGGTTCGGCACGCTGTTCCAGCAGGACGGCGTGTTCCACCGCGCAGGAGAACTGCAATGA